The nucleotide window TATTTTTTATTTATAAAATTCATCATTTTTATTATTCCTACAAAAACTTTAGGCGAAAGAGCATATCCGCACAATTCGCTTTCTTCATATTTACTGCATTCCTCATTATTTCTGGACAACCAGTCAAATTTTGTCTGATTAGGTGCAAAAAAACTGTTATATTTTTTAAATTCTTTATTGAAAAAAGATTTCTTCTTAAATATGAGCATTCTTTCAAAAAATGAAAGCAGCTTTGCACCGAAAAGTTCCGAATTTTTTTTAACAGGAAACCCCGACAATATAAAATATTTATAATTATTTTCTATAGCCCAATTTGCAACTATTAAAGATCCCATACTATGTCCAAACAAAGTTGTATTTTCTGATTTTATTCCTTTAGGAAATAACTCTTTTTCAAAAAACTCATTTATATCTCCAAAAACATTCTGTATGCCTTTTTTACCGAAATCTCCTATTTCTCCCTCTTTTAGCTCTCCATGTCCTCTTATCTCGGGAATAAACACATTATATCCGTTTGCAGACAGAAAATTTCCGAATTCTTCGTATCTTTCCACAGGCTCCGCAACTCCGTGAAATATAATAATATTATTTTTAAACTGCTCTCCCCGATTTGACTCAAAATACAAATAAGGAATTTTTGTATTATCAAAACTTTCAAAATATCTTTTTTCCATCTTCTTCCTTTCCTATTCATCAATATATAAATTAGTTATCCTTTATTTCCTGTAACTTTCTTACAAGTCTGACAGTTAATCTTCTGGTCGATATTTTAGCTCCTAATACCGCCAGTTTATTCATAAATCCCGGTATTATAATCCTTTTCTTTTTAGTAAAATCCCTATAAGCAATTTCTGCAACTTCTTTTGCAGTCATCACTTTCAACTTTGAAAACAATCCTGAACCTGTTAAATTAGAACTTTTTTCAAATTCAGTATCTGTAGGACCCGGACATAAAACAGAGATTGTAACATTCGTCTTTCTTAATTCCTCTCTTAAAGCTTCCGAAAAAGATAATATATATGCTTTACTCGCATAATAATTTGCCATTAAAGGTCCTCCCGGCTGAAATCCCGCAATAGAAGAAACATTCAGTATACTTCCTTCGTTCTTTTTAATCATATCATCAAGAAACAGTTTTGTAAGCTCAACTACCGATTTTACATTCA belongs to Pseudoleptotrichia goodfellowii and includes:
- a CDS encoding alpha/beta fold hydrolase, translated to MEKRYFESFDNTKIPYLYFESNRGEQFKNNIIIFHGVAEPVERYEEFGNFLSANGYNVFIPEIRGHGELKEGEIGDFGKKGIQNVFGDINEFFEKELFPKGIKSENTTLFGHSMGSLIVANWAIENNYKYFILSGFPVKKNSELFGAKLLSFFERMLIFKKKSFFNKEFKKYNSFFAPNQTKFDWLSRNNEECSKYEESELCGYALSPKVFVGIIKMMNFINKKYKKIRPDANMLIIHGTEDKAMDIDYVNKILSVLRKKKRRINVLANEGGRHESLNEINKYVIYDEILKWLNEREK
- a CDS encoding SDR family NAD(P)-dependent oxidoreductase yields the protein MKTVLITGASSGIGYELSKLYAENGYNLVLAARRTENLSVLKDDILKNISDNLLIEIISVDLSEERSAYELFDIIKSKGIEIDVLINNAGSGIYGEFAEYSSEQMQRNDRMINLNVKSVVELTKLFLDDMIKKNEGSILNVSSIAGFQPGGPLMANYYASKAYILSFSEALREELRKTNVTISVLCPGPTDTEFEKSSNLTGSGLFSKLKVMTAKEVAEIAYRDFTKKKRIIIPGFMNKLAVLGAKISTRRLTVRLVRKLQEIKDN